Proteins encoded in a region of the Panicum hallii strain FIL2 chromosome 3, PHallii_v3.1, whole genome shotgun sequence genome:
- the LOC112886753 gene encoding probable polygalacturonase At1g80170: MAASLTLPLAGAVMLAAAALLLCGGAEARVLLTLDDFGAVGDGIANDTQAFVDAWAAACASSEQAVLAVPVGKAYRIWPVQLFGPCKRKLKLLIFGAIVAPASPDAWAGRDPMKWLYIYGVDGLSVSGGGTIDGSGQQWWASTCKRRKTPPCYSGPRPKTVHFEACRGVSVQGVTLQNGQQFHLTFTRCSDVRASFLRVIAPADSPNTDGVHLNDSSHVQITDNLISTGDDCVSMVGNCSEVRVKDISCGPGHGISIGSLGKNRTTDMVENVRVDTCLLTNTTNGVRIKSWQGGMGFARDLRFESIVMKNVSNPIIIDQYYCDQPTPCANQTRAVEVRRVGFADIRGTSATAQAISIACSDAVPCRDLELKNVNLTLEGGGGGQATASCYRASGKSAGAVVPPSCLAKPNAS, encoded by the exons ATGGCCGCATCCTTGACGTTGCCGCTCGCGGGCGCGGTgatgctggcggcggcggcgctcctcctgtgcggcggcgcggaggcccGCGTCCTCCTCACGCTCGACGACTTCGGCGCCGTCGGCGACGGCATTGCCAACGACACCCAG GCTTTCGTGGACGCGTGGGCCGCGGCGTGCGCCTCCAGCGAGCAGGCCGTCCTCGCCGTGCCGGTCGGCAAGGCCTACCGGATCTGGCCGGTGCAGCTCTTCGGGCCCTGCAAGAGGAAGCTCAAGCTGCTG ATTTTCGGTGCGATCGTCGCGCCGGCGAGCCCGGACGCGTGGGCGGGGCGGGACCCGATGAAGTGGCTCTACATCTACGGCGTCGACGGCCTGTCcgtcagcggcggcggcactatCGACGGCTCGGGGCAGCAGTGGTGGGCGAGCACCTGCAAGCGCAGGAAGACCCCG CCTTGCTACTCGGGGCCTCGTCCAAAG ACGGTGCACTTCGAGGCGTGCCGGGGCGTGAGCGTGCAGGGCGTGACGCTGCAGAACGGGCAGCAATTCCACCTGACCTTCACGCGGTGCTCCGACGTGAGGGCCAGCTTCCTCCGGGTGATCGCGCCGGCGGACAGCCCCAACACCGACGGCGTCCACCTCAACGACTCCTCCCACGTCCAGATCACGGACAACCTCATCTCCACAG GGGATGATTGCGTCTCCATGGTCGGCAATTGCTCCGAGGTCCGTGTAAAAGACATCTCATGTGGGCCTGGCCACGGTATCAG CATCGGAAGCCTCGGCAAGAACCGGACCACCGACATGGTCGAGAACGTGAGGGTCGACACCTGCTTGCTCACCAACACGACCAACGGCGTACGGATCAAGAGCTGGCAG GGCGGCATGGGCTTCGCGCGGGACCTGCGGTTCGAGAGCATCGTGATGAAGAACGTGTCCAACCCCATCATCATCGACCAGTACTACTGCGACCAGCCGACGCCGTGCGCGAACCAGACGCGGGCGGTGGAGGTGCGCAGGGTGGGGTTCGCGGACATCCGGGGCACGTCGGCGACGGCGCAGGCGATCAGCATCGCGTGCAGCGacgccgtgccgtgccgggACCTGGAGCTCAAGAACGTCAACCTGACactggagggcggcggcggcggccaggccaCCGCGTCCTGCTACCGGGCGTCCGGGAAGAGCGCCGGCGCCGTGGTCCCGCCGTCCTGCCTCGCCAAGCCCAACGCCTCCTGA
- the LOC112886889 gene encoding uncharacterized protein At1g15400-like has translation MAGLQRSSETFRRSGSSGLVWEDKNFSGEIKPAGDGGGADAALERSRSAGHAHGGYRAVGRVPPALDPPSPRVAVCGFCRLFGGGGKGKDGGKAKAKGRRH, from the coding sequence ATGGCGGGGCTGCAGCGGTCGAGCGAGACGTTCCGGCGGTCGGGCTCGTCGGGGCTGGTGTGGGAGGACAAGAACTTCTCGGGCGAGATCAAGCcggcgggcgacggcggcggcgcggacgcggCGCTGGAGCGCAGCCGCTCGGCCGGCCACGCGCACGGCGGGTACAGGGCGGTGGGGCGCGTGCCGCCCGCGCTCGacccgccgtcgccgcgcgTCGCCGTGTGCGGCTTCTGCAGGctcttcggcggcggcggcaagggcaAGGACGGCGGCAAGGCGAAAGCCAAGGGGAGGCGCCACTGA